One stretch of Salvia miltiorrhiza cultivar Shanhuang (shh) unplaced genomic scaffold, IMPLAD_Smil_shh original_scaffold_275_2, whole genome shotgun sequence DNA includes these proteins:
- the LOC131003850 gene encoding ninja-family protein mc410-like yields MEDEKGLDLSLGLPCGGNSSSNKSKQGSSSDVKLDEGDRGSKLINEFKNFLEGGNQQHPPQVGETFNYNFPKPAAELETSKNSNAEGLWLRSDTRPIEIDEKTSGVGEKRKNLFIETNQQKKYERETSHPDLTDKSKASHISITTDEGSTAENEDVADSEVDGSTSRHVSQHDDVPKRFASTGGVSRVQKESHAFGDSSGVEILGQKRFTISSEKEFNVMNMSVSYGATLPVPPANMNMSYSQPVKDSNSSGTPNPSNYPKPSMMHAMPTTNIERPGGHPVMPANFPLMYGYTPVQLPVLDRDNSRGIISHHQQINPTYSGRNPDTQNDGRKLTQVISHKSSETTQCDVRAVEPGKCYGKQQVGEEGSSSHTDGDLKGNHTIHQVKDSPNQPRAESLPSEFPAIRPGITADLKFGGCGSYPNLPWVSTNGSGPNGRTISGVTYKFSPTQIKIVCACHGSHMSPDEFIQHASEENNSPDAGTGLTSLSGSNPAASAQS; encoded by the exons ATGGAGGATGAGAAAGGTCTCGATCTGAGCTTGGGCCTTCCGTGTGGCGGAAATAGTTCctcaaataaaagtaaacagGGCAGCTCATCTGATGTCAAGTTAGATGAAGGCGATAGAGGTAGCAAGTTAATCAATGAGTTCAAAAACTTTCTAGAAGGTGGAAATCAACAACATCCACCACAAGTTGGAGAGACCTTTAATTACAACTTTCCTAAACCTGCTGCTGAATTAGAAACTTCAAAGAATTCAAATGCTGAAGGATTGTGGTTACGAAGTGATACCAGGCCTATTGAAATTGATGAAAAGACTTCAGGTGTTGGTGAAAAGCGGAAAAACCTGTTTATTGAGACGAACCAACAGAAGAAGTACGAGAGAGAAACCAGTCATCCTGATTTGACTGATAAATCCAAGGCATCACACATCTCCATAACCACGGATGAGGGATCAACTGCAGAAAACGAAGATGTTGCAGATTCAGAAGTAGATGGCTCAACTTCAAGGCATGTTTCTCAGCATGATGATGTTCCAAAACGGTTTGCGTCCACTGGTGGTGTATCCAGGGTTCAGAAGGAATCTCATGCATTTGGAGATTCGAGTGGTGTTGAAATTCTAGGACAGAAAAGATTTACAATCTCATCAGAAAAGGAATTCAACGTGATGAATATGTCCGTTTCTTATGGTGCTACACTCCCAGTTCCACCAGCAAACATGAACATGTCTTACTCGCAACCTGTTAAGGATTCTAATTCTAGTGGTACACCTAATCCATCCAACTATCCAAAGCCTAGCATGATGCATGCAATGCCTACCACAAACATTGAGCGACCAGGTGGCCATCCAGTTATGCCTGCTAATTTTCCTCTAATGTATGGGTACACTCCTGTCCAGCTTCCAGTGCTAGACAGAGATAACTCTCGTGGCATCATTTCTCATCACCAACAAATTAACCCAACTTATTCTGGAAGGAACCCGGACACTCAAAATGATGGCCGGAAGCTCACTCAAG TAATTTCACACAAGTCATCTGAAACTACTCAGTGTGATGTGAGGGCTGTAGAACCTGGAAAATGTTATGGAAAGCAGCAAGTTGGTGAAGAAGGTTCATCTTCTCACACAGATGGTGATCTGAAAGGGAATCACACAATTCATCAGGTAAAAGATTCACCTAATCAGCCAAGAGCAGAATCTCTTCCGTCAGAATTTCCGGCTATAAGGCCTGGTATCACTGCAGATCTCAAATTCGGGGGTTGTGGATCTTACCCGAATCTGCCATGGGTGTCTACTAACGGCTCAGGTCCAAATGGCCGAACAATATCAGGTGTAACATACAAGTTCAGCCCTACTCAGATTAAGATTGTTTGTGCCTGCCATGGTTCTCACATGTCGCCTGATGAATTTATACAACACGCCAGTGAAGAAAACAACAGTCCAGATGCTGGCACTGGTTTAACTTCATTATCAGGCAGCAATCCTGCAGCTTCGGCTCAGAGTTGA